Proteins found in one Streptomyces sp. CB09001 genomic segment:
- a CDS encoding GAF domain-containing SpoIIE family protein phosphatase, with product MTRTWQISDVTGAAAARIAAARLATALGVPPVERARLTAALGAQLRQCLTKGGTWRLTLETGTLSRTAPEAGQRVLHAVVTPSPEAAAAGQPPWRVTVPCPEASADVGAAAVADDPAELAEALLGADEDTALVLERLTEQEGLVDFHREELQQTNQGVVALHAELDAAGRAQREAFAAERKARTEAEHARRRLTFLADASAVLTASLDHHEIVRRLPELLVPEYADGVDIWLFDQDGDRPGPAHAAAAVVAARTGRPQYAAAHPGGLPGVDDQPPSALAPDRPLLCIPLPTRQAPLGVVTLSPPGDRWDPDDAVMLVELTRRASIAIDHAQRYQHNRDIAETLQRALLTELPAPPGLALAARYLPATHGLNIGGDWYDAFRQPDGGVIAVVGDVTGHGLRAAVMMSQLRTALRAYAVDGGSPGQLLTQLHTFLHHLQPDLFATAVIARFHPDDPTVTWAAAGHPPPVLRTPDGRVRTLDAKPGAMLGIPMRQVIADHRVPMAPGSTLALYTDGLVERRARGIDPGIARLADALGSFGPAELDADLEGSADGILRPMLSDSERDDDVCLLLCHLRGTD from the coding sequence ATGACCCGAACCTGGCAGATCAGCGACGTCACCGGCGCGGCGGCGGCACGCATCGCCGCCGCACGTCTGGCGACGGCCCTCGGTGTGCCGCCCGTGGAACGCGCGCGGCTGACGGCCGCCCTCGGCGCACAGCTGCGGCAGTGTCTGACCAAGGGCGGCACCTGGCGGCTCACCCTGGAGACGGGCACGCTCTCCCGCACCGCTCCGGAGGCCGGGCAGCGCGTGCTGCACGCCGTGGTGACGCCGTCGCCCGAGGCCGCTGCCGCGGGACAGCCGCCGTGGCGGGTCACGGTGCCGTGCCCCGAGGCGTCGGCGGACGTCGGCGCCGCCGCCGTGGCGGACGACCCGGCGGAGCTGGCTGAGGCACTGCTGGGTGCCGACGAGGACACGGCGCTGGTGCTGGAGCGGCTCACCGAGCAGGAGGGCCTGGTCGACTTCCACCGGGAGGAGCTCCAGCAGACGAACCAGGGCGTGGTGGCGCTGCACGCCGAGCTGGACGCCGCCGGGCGGGCCCAGCGCGAGGCGTTCGCCGCCGAGCGCAAGGCGCGTACGGAGGCGGAGCACGCCCGGCGCAGGCTGACGTTCCTCGCGGACGCGAGCGCGGTGCTGACGGCGTCACTGGACCATCACGAGATCGTCCGCAGGCTGCCGGAGCTGCTGGTGCCGGAGTACGCGGACGGTGTGGACATCTGGCTGTTCGACCAGGACGGCGACCGGCCGGGGCCCGCCCACGCGGCCGCCGCGGTGGTCGCCGCCCGCACCGGTCGCCCGCAGTACGCCGCCGCGCATCCCGGCGGACTGCCCGGCGTCGACGACCAGCCGCCCTCGGCGCTCGCCCCGGACCGGCCCCTGCTGTGCATCCCGCTGCCGACGCGGCAGGCGCCGCTGGGCGTGGTGACCCTGTCCCCGCCCGGGGACCGCTGGGACCCGGACGACGCCGTGATGCTGGTGGAGCTGACCCGGCGGGCCAGCATCGCGATCGATCACGCCCAGCGCTACCAGCACAACCGCGACATCGCCGAGACGCTCCAGCGGGCCCTGCTGACGGAGCTGCCGGCCCCGCCCGGGCTCGCCCTGGCCGCGCGCTATCTGCCGGCCACCCACGGGCTGAACATCGGCGGCGACTGGTACGACGCCTTCCGGCAGCCCGACGGCGGTGTCATCGCCGTGGTCGGGGACGTCACCGGGCACGGGCTGCGGGCGGCCGTGATGATGAGCCAGCTGCGCACCGCGCTGCGCGCGTACGCGGTCGACGGGGGCAGCCCCGGGCAGTTGCTGACCCAACTGCACACCTTCCTGCACCACTTGCAGCCCGACCTGTTCGCCACCGCGGTCATCGCCCGCTTCCACCCCGACGACCCGACGGTGACGTGGGCGGCCGCCGGTCATCCGCCGCCGGTGCTGCGTACCCCGGACGGACGGGTTCGCACCCTGGACGCCAAACCCGGTGCGATGCTCGGCATCCCGATGCGCCAGGTGATCGCGGACCACAGGGTGCCGATGGCGCCCGGTTCGACGCTCGCGCTGTACACGGACGGTCTGGTGGAGCGCCGCGCCCGCGGCATAGACCCGGGCATCGCGCGGCTGGCGGACGCGCTCGGGTCGTTCGGTCCGGCGGAGCTGGACGCGGACCTGGAGGGCTCGGCCGACGGGATCCTGCGTCCGATGCTCAGCGACTCCGAGCGGGACGACGACGTGTGTCTGCTGCTGTGTCACCTGCGTGGTACGGACTGA
- a CDS encoding ATP-binding SpoIIE family protein phosphatase codes for MPRVWDVPVHDSTRVRDARVAAEHAAALAGLDEQRTSAAALVATELATNLLKHAGGGRVVVDVVDPPVLAAGGQPRPRVQVATVDHGPGIADVSAALRDGFTTTGSLGAGLGTCARVADDFDLHSVPGRGTVVVARIGVSGSRAADPGPAGRLRAGAVNVPFGGAEYSGDAWAWVRDGDLVTLMLADGLGHGPEAARASTAAVEALRASAHLPPGEAVRRLDRALSGTRGAAVAVAQVDTRASVLRFTGVGNIGARLCEGGTWRHLVSRPGIVGTHRPTTLREEETAWADDRVLVLHSDGLPSRWSPTSDTCRTTTDPAVTAAVTIRDASSSARPVRDDTAVAVLAPNPPDGP; via the coding sequence ATGCCCCGCGTGTGGGACGTCCCGGTGCACGACTCGACCCGGGTGCGGGACGCCCGGGTGGCCGCCGAGCACGCGGCGGCCCTGGCCGGTCTCGACGAGCAGCGGACCTCGGCGGCGGCGCTGGTGGCGACCGAGCTGGCCACCAACCTGCTCAAGCACGCCGGGGGCGGCCGGGTCGTCGTCGACGTGGTCGACCCTCCCGTCCTCGCGGCCGGCGGGCAGCCGAGGCCGCGCGTGCAGGTCGCGACGGTCGACCACGGCCCGGGGATCGCCGACGTCTCCGCCGCGCTGCGCGACGGTTTCACCACCACGGGCTCCCTGGGGGCGGGCCTCGGCACCTGCGCGCGCGTCGCCGACGACTTCGACCTGCACAGCGTCCCCGGCCGGGGCACGGTGGTGGTCGCCCGGATCGGCGTGTCCGGGTCCCGCGCCGCCGATCCCGGTCCGGCGGGACGGTTGCGGGCCGGCGCGGTGAACGTCCCGTTCGGCGGCGCGGAGTACTCGGGCGACGCCTGGGCCTGGGTCCGGGACGGCGACCTCGTCACGCTGATGCTGGCCGACGGTCTGGGCCACGGCCCGGAGGCCGCCCGTGCCTCGACCGCCGCCGTGGAGGCACTGCGCGCCTCGGCCCACCTGCCGCCCGGCGAGGCGGTGCGGCGACTGGACCGGGCGCTGTCCGGCACCCGCGGCGCCGCCGTCGCGGTGGCCCAGGTCGACACGCGGGCCTCGGTCCTCCGGTTCACCGGCGTCGGCAACATCGGGGCGCGGCTGTGCGAGGGCGGCACCTGGCGGCACCTGGTGTCGCGGCCCGGCATCGTCGGCACCCACCGGCCCACCACGCTGCGCGAGGAGGAGACCGCCTGGGCCGACGACCGGGTGCTGGTCCTGCACAGCGACGGTCTGCCGAGCCGCTGGTCGCCGACGTCCGACACCTGCCGCACCACCACCGACCCGGCGGTGACCGCCGCCGTCACGATCCGTGACGCCAGCAGCTCGGCGCGGCCCGTGCGGGACGACACCGCCGTCGCCGTGCTGGCCCCGAACCCGCCGGATGGCCCATGA
- a CDS encoding anti-sigma regulatory factor: MHTAAGSQARLPIRSDMDLVWVRQHVRQAAAQLGFGLVDQTKLVTAASELARNTLVYGGGGTMETESLMEGTTHGLRLTFSDEGPGIPDLEQALSDGFTSGDGLGMGLGGARRLVHEFAIESAPGSGTTVRVASWVGRPPRPREES, translated from the coding sequence ATGCACACCGCCGCGGGCTCCCAGGCCCGCCTGCCGATCCGTTCGGACATGGATCTGGTATGGGTGCGACAGCATGTGCGCCAGGCCGCCGCCCAGCTCGGCTTCGGCCTGGTGGACCAGACCAAGCTGGTCACGGCGGCCAGTGAGCTGGCCCGCAACACGCTGGTGTACGGCGGTGGCGGCACGATGGAGACGGAGTCGCTCATGGAGGGGACCACGCACGGGCTGCGGCTGACCTTCAGCGACGAGGGGCCCGGCATCCCGGACCTGGAACAGGCGCTCAGCGACGGGTTCACGTCCGGCGACGGACTCGGCATGGGGCTGGGCGGCGCGCGGCGCCTGGTGCACGAGTTCGCGATCGAGAGCGCCCCGGGCTCCGGAACGACGGTGCGGGTGGCGTCCTGGGTGGGCCGGCCGCCACGCCCGCGGGAGGAGTCCTGA
- a CDS encoding STAS domain-containing protein: MSQAFPGPHGAPVTGHVPVLRLGEVLLVTLQGDLHDSTAQQLQEDLAETIVRAGATGVVIDVSGVEIVDSFLGRVLAEIAGQTGLLAARTVLVGMRPAVAITLVELGLTLPGVHTALSTEVAMELLGQQAPSSRFGGLRRESQ, encoded by the coding sequence GTGAGCCAGGCGTTTCCCGGGCCCCACGGGGCTCCGGTGACGGGGCATGTACCGGTCCTGCGGCTCGGCGAGGTCCTCCTGGTCACCCTTCAGGGGGATCTGCACGACAGTACGGCGCAGCAGCTCCAGGAGGATCTCGCCGAGACCATCGTGCGCGCCGGCGCCACCGGCGTGGTCATCGACGTCTCGGGCGTGGAGATCGTCGACTCCTTCCTCGGCCGGGTCCTGGCCGAGATCGCCGGGCAGACCGGTCTGCTGGCGGCGCGGACGGTGCTGGTCGGGATGCGGCCCGCGGTGGCCATCACGTTGGTGGAGCTGGGGCTGACGCTGCCGGGCGTGCACACCGCGCTCAGTACCGAGGTGGCCATGGAGCTCCTCGGGCAGCAGGCCCCGTCGTCCCGCTTCGGCGGCCTGCGCCGGGAGAGTCAGTGA
- a CDS encoding STAS domain-containing protein, which translates to MPEQAEGTAGAPTREVRDFLRRRREQIAQRWADEPLFRAVFTVSRDEAVEAGKAVVDALAQVADAARVEDPDAAGFTAVREQLARMGAARSRAGLSTAQVSNELAALRPPVENLLVADLPEQAPAEHVRECVTALNVLMGTLRVVVMQTALSEGQALIDRQRLQLLEVATPVIKLWDGIVAVPLIGTLDSARSQVVMETLLESIVEQQARYAILDITGVPTVDSLVAQHLMKTVAAARLMGAECIVSGIRPAIAQTMVHLGLDLGTVVTRASLADALGYVLHQLGVGIVTPGTNGAVAR; encoded by the coding sequence GTGCCGGAACAGGCGGAGGGAACGGCGGGAGCGCCGACGCGCGAGGTCAGGGACTTTCTGCGGCGCCGCCGTGAGCAGATCGCCCAGCGATGGGCGGACGAGCCCTTGTTCCGGGCCGTGTTCACCGTCTCGCGCGACGAGGCGGTCGAGGCGGGCAAGGCCGTCGTGGACGCGCTGGCCCAAGTCGCGGACGCGGCACGGGTCGAGGACCCGGACGCCGCCGGATTCACGGCGGTGCGCGAGCAGTTGGCCAGAATGGGCGCAGCCCGTTCGCGCGCCGGGCTGAGCACCGCGCAGGTGTCGAACGAGCTGGCCGCGCTGCGTCCCCCCGTCGAGAACCTGCTGGTGGCCGACCTGCCCGAGCAGGCCCCGGCCGAACACGTCCGGGAGTGTGTCACCGCGCTGAACGTGCTGATGGGCACCCTGCGGGTGGTGGTGATGCAGACGGCGCTCAGCGAGGGGCAGGCGCTCATCGACCGCCAGCGGCTGCAGTTGCTGGAGGTGGCCACGCCGGTCATCAAGCTGTGGGACGGCATCGTGGCCGTTCCGCTGATCGGCACGCTGGACAGCGCGCGCAGCCAGGTGGTGATGGAGACCCTGCTGGAGTCCATCGTGGAGCAGCAGGCGCGCTACGCGATCCTGGACATCACCGGCGTGCCGACCGTCGACTCGCTGGTGGCGCAGCACCTGATGAAGACGGTCGCGGCGGCCCGGCTCATGGGCGCCGAGTGCATCGTCTCCGGCATCCGGCCCGCGATCGCGCAGACCATGGTCCACCTCGGTCTGGACCTGGGCACGGTGGTCACCCGGGCGAGCCTCGCCGACGCGCTGGGGTACGTGCTGCACCAGCTCGGGGTCGGCATCGTGACGCCCGGCACGAACGGTGCGGTCGCGCGGTGA
- a CDS encoding STAS domain-containing protein, with product MPMAQNPLSVEVTLPREDVALLEVEGYLDVDTATEFQHHLANQLHHGRRHFLLDLSAVPFMDSSGMNIILRVYQEARELPGSVHIIAPAPAVLRVLDLTGVSITVPVSESLDEALARVDAQPEGPRVPDA from the coding sequence GTGCCCATGGCCCAGAACCCGCTGTCCGTCGAGGTGACGCTGCCCCGGGAGGATGTCGCGCTGCTCGAGGTGGAGGGGTACCTGGACGTCGACACGGCGACCGAGTTCCAGCACCATCTGGCCAACCAGCTCCACCACGGCCGGCGGCACTTCCTGCTTGATCTGTCGGCGGTCCCGTTCATGGACTCGTCCGGCATGAACATCATCCTGCGGGTCTATCAGGAGGCCCGCGAGCTGCCGGGCAGCGTGCATATCATCGCGCCGGCCCCGGCGGTGCTGCGCGTCCTGGACCTGACGGGGGTGAGCATCACGGTGCCGGTCTCGGAGAGCCTCGACGAGGCCCTCGCCCGTGTGGACGCCCAGCCGGAGGGTCCGCGGGTGCCCGACGCCTGA
- a CDS encoding SpoIIE family protein phosphatase: protein MSVPERPGEPGGGVRRDLSEPVGMAPLSPVGRLAATVDRLSREVRAAQAEAEGRALVELAKGILVARLGCGPAEAARQLAELAEQSRATPLEFAVDVINQAARDRVSEVTDAFLAATAAVRATDSEEDTHGAGAEEAVAESAAVRLRAAESGALAADDTQAVADALLEQALRPLGAVAVAIWSAGYDGALTLVGSAGFPPAEAARWRYVPPDVATVARCGLTERSGQWFASLARTGLPSVGRHQYPDGGRVAVPAGTGGRIHGVLEIAWPVPLAPQPPQVVRQVEALAELCAHTLESYTPPRRPGQEPRVVPDAVELMDLADGLHDPALVLVPHLDAAGHLADFRIQHVNKRFMDPAGRPRAVVGGALLLEAYPMAAGDSELFQNVERVYATGEPFRARHLNLTALVDQVPLSAVADISVSRHGNAVLLIWRIEDETARLASLLQHAQRLGRIGGFEENLLTGEITWNGQLFDLYGRPHTSTPVPLEELAAHAHPDDAVTIGRFLRTLLHHRRSASAAFRLRRPDGVTRHVRVVAEPVLDTDDRLLLVRGACQDISAQHWTEVALAATRDQLAHTEQQAVERNRLTLQLQHAIMPPAQTPLQVPDLQVAVRYRPAETEQLVGGDWYDAVMLPSGLVLLCVGDVAGHGIEAATSMVVLRNALRGLAVTGAGPGQLLSWLNIVAHHLTGGVTATAVCGLYDPARRTLRWARAGHLPPVLVRGPGAKPLPLVRGMLLGAVAEAAYEEAEAQLAAGDTLLMYTDGLIERRDRPVEEALAQLLSTVRPTPNTLDQHLDRLLTYSRSDTDDDTCLVGIRVG, encoded by the coding sequence ATGAGCGTGCCCGAGCGGCCCGGCGAGCCGGGCGGCGGTGTCCGGCGGGACCTGTCCGAGCCGGTCGGCATGGCGCCGCTGTCGCCCGTGGGCAGGCTGGCGGCCACGGTGGACCGGCTCAGCCGCGAGGTGCGCGCCGCCCAGGCGGAGGCCGAGGGCCGGGCGCTGGTCGAGCTGGCCAAGGGCATCCTGGTCGCGCGGCTCGGCTGTGGCCCGGCCGAGGCCGCCCGGCAGCTCGCCGAGCTGGCCGAGCAGTCCCGGGCGACGCCGCTGGAGTTCGCGGTCGACGTCATCAACCAGGCTGCCCGGGACCGCGTGTCGGAGGTGACGGACGCGTTCCTCGCGGCCACCGCCGCGGTGCGGGCCACGGACTCCGAAGAGGACACGCACGGCGCGGGTGCCGAGGAGGCGGTGGCGGAGTCCGCCGCCGTACGCCTGCGGGCGGCCGAGAGCGGCGCACTGGCCGCGGACGACACCCAGGCCGTCGCCGACGCGCTGCTGGAGCAGGCGCTGCGCCCGCTCGGCGCGGTCGCGGTGGCCATCTGGTCGGCCGGGTACGACGGGGCGCTCACCCTGGTGGGCAGCGCCGGGTTCCCGCCCGCGGAGGCGGCCCGCTGGCGCTACGTGCCGCCGGACGTGGCGACGGTGGCCCGGTGCGGACTGACCGAGCGCTCGGGACAGTGGTTCGCCTCCCTCGCCCGGACGGGGCTGCCCAGCGTGGGCCGGCACCAGTACCCGGACGGCGGCAGGGTCGCCGTGCCCGCCGGCACCGGGGGGCGCATCCACGGCGTGCTGGAGATCGCCTGGCCGGTGCCGCTGGCCCCGCAGCCCCCGCAGGTGGTCCGTCAGGTGGAGGCCCTGGCGGAGCTGTGCGCGCACACCCTGGAGTCGTACACGCCGCCGCGCCGGCCCGGGCAGGAGCCGCGGGTCGTCCCGGACGCGGTGGAGCTGATGGACCTGGCCGACGGGCTGCACGACCCCGCCCTGGTGCTGGTGCCGCACCTGGACGCGGCGGGGCATCTGGCGGACTTCCGCATCCAGCACGTGAACAAGCGCTTCATGGATCCGGCCGGACGGCCGCGGGCCGTGGTGGGCGGTGCGCTGCTCCTCGAGGCCTATCCGATGGCCGCCGGGGACAGCGAGCTGTTCCAGAACGTGGAGCGCGTGTACGCCACGGGCGAGCCGTTCCGCGCCCGGCATCTGAACCTGACCGCGCTGGTGGACCAGGTGCCGCTGTCGGCGGTCGCGGACATCAGCGTCAGCCGGCACGGCAACGCCGTGCTGCTCATCTGGCGCATCGAGGACGAGACCGCCCGGCTGGCCAGCCTTCTCCAGCACGCCCAGCGACTCGGCCGCATCGGCGGTTTCGAGGAGAACCTGCTGACCGGCGAGATCACCTGGAACGGACAGCTGTTCGACCTGTACGGGCGCCCGCACACGAGCACGCCGGTGCCGCTGGAGGAGCTGGCCGCCCACGCCCACCCGGACGACGCGGTCACCATCGGGCGGTTCCTGCGCACGCTGCTGCACCACCGGCGTTCGGCGTCGGCGGCGTTCCGGCTGCGGCGGCCCGACGGCGTGACCCGACACGTGCGGGTGGTGGCCGAGCCGGTCCTGGACACCGACGACCGGCTGCTCCTCGTACGGGGTGCCTGCCAGGACATCTCGGCCCAGCACTGGACGGAGGTGGCGCTCGCCGCGACCCGCGACCAGCTGGCGCACACCGAGCAGCAGGCCGTCGAACGCAACCGGCTCACCCTGCAGTTGCAGCACGCCATCATGCCGCCCGCCCAGACCCCGCTGCAGGTGCCGGACCTCCAGGTGGCCGTCCGGTACCGGCCCGCGGAGACGGAGCAGCTGGTGGGCGGCGACTGGTACGACGCCGTGATGCTGCCGAGCGGGCTGGTGCTGCTGTGCGTGGGGGACGTCGCCGGGCACGGGATAGAGGCGGCGACCAGCATGGTGGTGCTGCGCAACGCGCTGCGCGGTCTCGCGGTCACCGGGGCCGGTCCCGGACAGCTGCTGTCCTGGCTCAACATCGTGGCGCACCATCTGACGGGCGGGGTCACCGCCACGGCGGTGTGCGGTCTGTACGACCCGGCCCGGCGCACGCTGCGCTGGGCCAGGGCGGGCCATCTGCCGCCGGTGCTGGTACGGGGCCCGGGGGCCAAGCCGCTTCCGCTGGTGCGGGGCATGCTGCTGGGGGCGGTGGCGGAGGCCGCGTACGAGGAGGCGGAGGCGCAGCTGGCCGCCGGGGACACGCTGCTGATGTACACCGACGGTCTGATCGAACGCCGCGACCGGCCGGTGGAGGAGGCGCTGGCCCAGCTGCTGAGCACGGTGCGTCCGACGCCGAACACCCTGGACCAGCATCTGGACCGGCTGCTCACCTACAGCAGGTCGGACACGGACGACGACACGTGTCTGGTGGGCATCCGGGTGGGCTGA